From the genome of Marixanthomonas ophiurae, one region includes:
- a CDS encoding ABC-F family ATP-binding cassette domain-containing protein has translation MNYLSVENISKSYGERILFTDISFGINQGQKIGFVAKNGTGKTSLLNILSGADIPDTGEVVYRKNLKVSFLSQEPNLDPKLTIEETILASENPILKTIAKYERALENPEDTEAYQKAFDAMDAQNAWDFETKYKQILSKLKLDDLNQKVASLSGGQKKRLALAIALLTGPDLLVMDEPTNHLDLEMIEWLEELFAKENFTLFMVTHDRYFLERVCNEMIELDQGNLYSYKGNYSYYLEKRDARIENQATETEKAKQLYKKELDWMRRQPKARTTKSKSRIEDFHEIKSRASKRRNDHEIQLELNMERLGTKVVELHNISKAYDDKELFTNFEYNFLRGERVGIIGKNGTGKSTFLNILTGKQEPDTGKVVIGETVKFGYYTQKGIKIKEKQKVIDVVREFGDYIPLKKGRQISAQQLLERFMFDRKKQYDYVEKLSGGERKRLYLCTVLIKNPNFLILDEPTNDLDIVTLNVLESFLLDFPGCLIVVSHDRYFMDKIVDHLFVFKGKGEIQDFPGNYSDYRTYEDSKPKKAPKAKTEIVEPPKTDSKKDATKAKLSYHEQKEHRNLEKEIAKLEKEKEALQNKFATEDWDGEEIDKQSLKLQELIDAIEEKEMRWFELSEKA, from the coding sequence GTGAATTACCTTTCAGTAGAAAACATATCAAAGTCATACGGAGAACGCATTCTTTTTACGGATATTTCCTTCGGAATCAATCAAGGCCAAAAAATTGGTTTTGTCGCTAAAAATGGAACAGGAAAAACCTCTTTGTTGAACATTCTTTCAGGAGCCGACATTCCCGATACCGGAGAAGTGGTGTATCGTAAAAACTTGAAAGTATCCTTTCTGTCGCAAGAGCCTAATCTAGACCCCAAGCTTACCATTGAAGAAACCATTTTAGCTTCAGAAAACCCTATTTTAAAAACAATTGCTAAGTATGAACGTGCCCTGGAAAACCCAGAAGACACCGAAGCTTATCAAAAAGCTTTCGATGCAATGGACGCTCAAAACGCTTGGGATTTTGAAACCAAATACAAGCAAATACTTTCTAAGCTAAAACTGGACGACCTCAACCAAAAGGTTGCTTCGTTAAGTGGCGGACAAAAAAAGCGATTAGCGCTAGCGATTGCACTTTTAACCGGTCCCGATCTATTGGTGATGGATGAGCCAACCAACCATTTGGACCTTGAAATGATCGAATGGCTAGAAGAGTTGTTTGCTAAGGAGAATTTCACCCTATTCATGGTAACGCACGACCGTTATTTTTTAGAACGCGTGTGTAATGAAATGATAGAACTGGATCAGGGCAACCTCTATAGCTATAAGGGAAATTACAGTTATTACCTAGAAAAACGGGATGCCCGAATAGAAAACCAAGCCACCGAAACCGAAAAAGCCAAACAACTCTACAAAAAAGAATTGGACTGGATGCGCCGGCAGCCCAAAGCCCGAACCACCAAAAGCAAATCACGTATTGAAGATTTTCACGAAATAAAATCACGTGCTAGCAAACGTCGTAACGATCACGAAATACAATTAGAACTCAACATGGAGCGCTTGGGTACGAAGGTGGTGGAATTGCATAATATTTCGAAAGCGTATGATGACAAAGAACTTTTTACCAATTTTGAGTATAACTTCCTTCGTGGGGAACGCGTGGGTATTATTGGTAAAAACGGTACGGGAAAATCTACTTTTTTAAACATCCTTACCGGCAAACAAGAACCAGATACTGGTAAAGTGGTGATTGGTGAAACAGTTAAGTTTGGCTATTACACCCAAAAAGGAATTAAAATAAAGGAAAAACAAAAGGTAATCGATGTAGTTCGGGAATTTGGGGATTACATTCCGCTTAAAAAAGGAAGACAAATTTCGGCACAACAACTATTAGAACGGTTTATGTTTGATCGTAAAAAGCAATACGATTATGTAGAGAAACTGAGCGGTGGCGAGCGCAAACGATTGTATTTATGTACCGTGCTTATTAAGAACCCAAACTTTTTAATACTTGATGAACCTACAAACGATCTGGATATTGTAACCCTAAATGTTTTGGAAAGTTTCCTATTAGATTTCCCAGGTTGTTTAATCGTAGTATCACACGACCGATATTTTATGGATAAGATTGTGGACCACTTATTTGTTTTTAAAGGAAAAGGTGAAATACAAGATTTCCCTGGCAATTACAGTGATTACCGAACCTATGAAGACAGTAAACCCAAAAAAGCACCTAAAGCTAAAACCGAAATAGTAGAACCCCCAAAAACCGATTCGAAGAAAGACGCTACCAAAGCCAAATTAAGTTATCATGAACAAAAAGAACATAGAAACCTAGAGAAAGAAATTGCCAAACTAGAAAAAGAAAAAGAAGCATTACAAAACAAATTCGCAACAGAAGATTGGGACGGCGAAGAAATAGACAAACAATCTTTAAAGCTGCAAGAATTAATCGATGCCATTGAAGAAAAGGAAATGCGTTGGTTTGAGTTGTCGGAGAAGGCATAG
- a CDS encoding polysaccharide biosynthesis/export family protein has translation MKSTHLILLLILTICVSSCVTTKQLTYLQEDGVVEDSLIPIQKEQEPYRLHVNDLLSIRVKAIDQETVGIFNPINDANPNATGEEKLYYDGFVVDRHGNIRVPSLGEVNVLGLTVEEVREKIEKTLLEDFFKAEANIFVTVKLAGIRYTINGEIGNPGSNIIYRDEVSIMEAIANSGDIEITGDRKNVVIIRQYPLGQKVHHIDLTSINAMNSPYYYVKPNDLILINPLPQKSLGTGKTGFETFRTIITVVTAFSTILLLSTRL, from the coding sequence ATGAAATCTACACACCTGATCCTTTTATTGATCCTTACCATATGTGTGTCTTCCTGTGTAACTACCAAACAATTGACATATTTACAAGAAGATGGCGTAGTGGAAGACAGTTTAATCCCTATTCAAAAAGAACAAGAACCGTATCGATTGCATGTAAATGATTTATTAAGTATCCGGGTAAAAGCGATTGATCAGGAAACCGTGGGAATTTTTAACCCAATAAATGATGCTAATCCCAATGCCACGGGTGAAGAAAAATTGTATTATGATGGTTTTGTGGTGGACAGGCACGGCAACATTCGTGTACCTAGTTTAGGCGAAGTAAATGTATTGGGCCTAACGGTGGAGGAAGTTCGAGAAAAAATAGAAAAAACGTTATTGGAAGATTTCTTTAAAGCCGAGGCTAATATTTTTGTAACGGTAAAATTAGCTGGAATACGTTATACTATTAATGGTGAAATTGGAAACCCTGGATCAAATATAATTTATAGAGACGAAGTGAGCATTATGGAAGCCATTGCCAATAGTGGTGATATTGAAATTACTGGCGACCGTAAAAATGTAGTAATCATTAGGCAGTATCCATTAGGTCAAAAAGTACATCATATAGATTTAACCAGTATCAATGCCATGAATTCACCTTACTATTATGTAAAGCCAAACGACCTAATCTTGATTAACCCATTGCCTCAAAAATCATTAGGTACTGGAAAAACCGGTTTTGAAACATTTAGGACTATCATAACTGTTGTAACAGCTTTTTCAACCATTCTTCTATTATCAACCAGACTATAA
- a CDS encoding polysaccharide biosynthesis tyrosine autokinase yields the protein MSEEFDIKEISASFDIKSLLLKILAYWPLFLISLAIGFTIAYYINVRKLPVYSMDTLISIKDDQNPFFTSNTSLTFNWGGTTDKVNTAIINLTSRSHNEKVVERLQYYMDYLKDGEYQQVNAYKKTPFLVEVDTSGVQIVGKQFKIVFKDSVTYTLSSVFEGNSESLQNYHTKEKTTQFIEAQKFSREYKLGEKVKLPFLRVTLVPFEEVEVVPGVPYYISFYNFDGIVGRYSKVDVSPESRGGSVLKLLLSGANKAQLVDYLNASVAVLSEDMLERKNLFATKTIRFIDSSLTEKSRELGNVEDELNAFRSKNEIFNLETEGQEISAKLNALDLRKEDIERETNYYNTLEDYLVNRTDYRNVPAPSVAGIQEGSIIGGVGRIVSLAEERNKLQYSYREGAPVFADIDRRIDAVKRVLLENIRSSKELKNQELSSINSNIGQYESEIRGLPKEQQELLKIQRRYNLSEGTYNLFLSKRSEAGLVKAANVSDVLVIDSAKDTGGGQIGPNTQMNYIIALLLGILIPLMFIILRMFFSTKVTTIKDVEQNTKIPILGVIGKSYLENNLAVVTKPKSAVAEGFRALRSSLQFMYKKQGVTGAKTVLVTSSVSGEGKTFTSINIASVFALSEKKTVLLGLDLRRPKIFDDFEINNKVGVVNYLIEDASIDEIIQKTKVGHLDVITSGPVPPNPSELLMGENMSRLIDELKEQYDYIILDTPPLGLVADALELLKYADATIYMVRQNYTKKGMFDIVNEKYRTGEITNISIVMNFFEEKAKYGYGYGYGYGGYGYGKYGNGYHQNAKKPSLLTRIKNIFKR from the coding sequence ATGAGTGAAGAATTTGACATAAAAGAGATTAGTGCCTCTTTCGATATTAAAAGCCTGTTGTTAAAAATATTGGCTTATTGGCCGTTGTTTTTAATCTCACTTGCCATAGGTTTTACTATTGCTTACTACATAAATGTAAGAAAGTTGCCAGTATATAGTATGGATACCTTGATTTCCATAAAAGACGATCAAAACCCTTTTTTTACGAGTAATACAAGTCTCACCTTTAATTGGGGTGGAACAACAGATAAAGTTAATACCGCCATAATAAATTTAACATCCCGTTCGCACAATGAGAAAGTGGTGGAGCGACTCCAATATTATATGGATTATTTAAAAGACGGGGAATATCAACAAGTAAATGCTTATAAAAAAACACCCTTTTTGGTAGAGGTGGATACCAGTGGAGTGCAAATAGTAGGAAAGCAGTTTAAGATTGTGTTTAAAGATTCTGTTACCTATACACTATCTTCTGTCTTTGAAGGCAACAGCGAATCTCTTCAAAATTACCATACCAAAGAGAAAACAACTCAATTTATTGAAGCACAAAAATTTTCCCGTGAATATAAATTGGGTGAAAAGGTAAAACTTCCTTTCTTAAGGGTTACTCTTGTGCCTTTTGAAGAAGTTGAAGTGGTTCCTGGCGTTCCATATTATATTTCATTTTATAATTTTGATGGCATAGTGGGGCGGTATTCCAAGGTAGATGTAAGTCCTGAATCAAGAGGAGGATCCGTTTTAAAATTATTGTTAAGCGGTGCCAATAAAGCGCAATTGGTAGATTACTTAAATGCCTCGGTTGCAGTGCTGAGCGAGGATATGTTGGAGCGTAAAAATCTATTTGCTACCAAGACCATCCGTTTTATTGACAGTAGCCTAACAGAAAAATCTCGAGAATTGGGTAATGTGGAAGATGAGCTGAATGCATTCAGAAGCAAAAATGAAATATTCAACCTAGAGACTGAAGGACAAGAAATAAGCGCTAAATTAAATGCATTAGACCTTCGGAAAGAAGATATAGAAAGGGAAACAAATTATTATAATACACTTGAAGATTATTTAGTAAACCGCACCGATTACCGAAATGTGCCAGCACCTTCCGTAGCAGGTATTCAAGAGGGTAGTATTATTGGTGGGGTTGGTCGGATTGTTTCACTGGCAGAAGAACGCAACAAATTACAGTACTCTTATAGAGAAGGGGCTCCAGTATTTGCGGATATTGACCGTAGGATTGATGCTGTAAAAAGAGTATTATTAGAAAATATTCGTTCTTCAAAAGAGCTTAAAAATCAGGAGTTGTCCAGTATAAACAGTAACATCGGGCAATACGAATCTGAAATACGGGGACTACCTAAAGAACAACAAGAGTTGTTGAAGATTCAACGTCGTTACAACTTGAGCGAGGGTACCTACAACCTGTTTTTGTCAAAACGCAGTGAAGCAGGGCTGGTAAAAGCAGCGAATGTAAGTGATGTGTTGGTTATAGATTCTGCAAAAGATACAGGTGGTGGACAAATAGGCCCCAATACCCAAATGAATTACATAATAGCATTATTGCTTGGAATTCTTATTCCTTTAATGTTTATCATCTTGAGAATGTTTTTCAGTACGAAAGTAACAACTATAAAAGATGTAGAGCAAAATACAAAAATTCCTATTCTAGGCGTAATTGGCAAAAGCTATTTGGAAAACAACTTAGCGGTGGTTACCAAACCTAAATCGGCCGTTGCCGAAGGCTTCCGGGCGTTGCGTTCCAGTTTGCAATTTATGTATAAAAAACAAGGGGTCACTGGCGCCAAAACAGTATTGGTAACGTCTTCTGTAAGTGGTGAAGGGAAAACCTTTACCTCCATTAACATTGCATCGGTCTTTGCATTAAGTGAAAAGAAAACAGTGTTGCTAGGATTAGATTTACGCAGGCCAAAGATTTTTGACGATTTTGAGATAAACAATAAAGTTGGGGTTGTCAATTACTTGATTGAAGATGCTTCGATTGATGAAATCATACAAAAAACAAAAGTCGGTCACTTGGATGTTATTACGTCGGGACCGGTGCCTCCTAACCCATCAGAACTGCTTATGGGCGAAAACATGTCCCGATTAATAGATGAACTTAAAGAGCAGTATGACTATATTATCCTAGATACACCACCATTGGGTTTAGTAGCCGATGCTCTCGAGCTTCTTAAATATGCCGATGCAACCATTTATATGGTGCGGCAAAATTATACCAAAAAGGGCATGTTTGATATCGTTAATGAAAAATACCGAACAGGTGAAATAACTAACATCAGTATTGTAATGAACTTTTTTGAAGAAAAGGCAAAATATGGTTATGGCTATGGTTACGGGTATGGCGGTTATGGCTATGGTAAATATGGAAACGGCTACCATCAAAATGCCAAAAAGCCGTCCTTGCTTACGCGTATAAAAAATATATTTAAACGTTAA
- a CDS encoding nucleotide sugar dehydrogenase, with protein sequence MKENPTIAIIGLGYVGLPLAVAFASKYKVIGLDINEERISEIQKGKDTTQEVSEANLQAVLNKKGTTGLSVTSKPKDISEATVYIVTVPTPTNKYNQPVLIPLEKASETIGKVLKNGDVVIYESTVYPGVTEEICVPILEQTSGLCFNSDFYAGYSPERINPGDKKHTVTNILKVTSGSTEKAADYIDSLYATVITAGTHKASSIKVAEAAKVIENSQRDINIAFVNELSKIFRLLNINTDEVLEAAATKWNFIKYTPGLVGGHCIGVDPYYLAQKAMEEGYNPEIILAGRRMNDGMGNYVAQEVIKLMIQKDAKVKNGNVLVLGITFKENCPDIRNSKVIDVISELEKYNLNIDVYDPWANIAEVKKEFKVGLLNEENQLKTNYDAVVLAVSHNQFASFPLEKHTAENSVIFDVKSFYPIEKTDGRL encoded by the coding sequence ATGAAAGAAAACCCTACCATAGCGATAATAGGTTTAGGCTATGTTGGCCTTCCCTTAGCTGTTGCTTTTGCTTCAAAATACAAGGTTATTGGTCTTGATATTAATGAAGAACGTATTTCAGAAATACAAAAAGGAAAAGATACTACTCAAGAGGTTTCAGAAGCCAATTTACAAGCTGTATTAAATAAAAAAGGGACTACAGGTTTATCAGTTACATCAAAACCAAAAGATATTTCTGAAGCAACTGTCTATATTGTAACGGTGCCCACCCCAACCAACAAATACAACCAACCCGTCCTTATTCCTTTGGAAAAAGCCAGTGAAACCATAGGGAAAGTCTTAAAAAATGGAGACGTGGTAATATATGAATCTACAGTGTATCCTGGTGTTACTGAAGAAATTTGCGTCCCGATTTTAGAACAAACCTCTGGACTCTGTTTCAACAGCGATTTTTATGCTGGATACTCACCCGAGCGTATCAATCCTGGAGATAAAAAACATACGGTAACCAATATTTTAAAAGTTACATCCGGTTCTACCGAAAAAGCTGCAGATTATATTGATAGTCTTTACGCCACTGTTATAACTGCTGGCACCCACAAGGCTTCTTCCATAAAAGTGGCAGAGGCGGCTAAAGTGATTGAAAACTCGCAACGGGACATTAACATTGCTTTTGTAAACGAACTGTCAAAGATTTTCAGGTTGCTTAATATTAATACGGATGAAGTATTAGAAGCAGCCGCTACCAAATGGAATTTTATAAAATACACTCCTGGCTTAGTTGGGGGGCATTGCATAGGTGTAGATCCGTATTACTTAGCACAAAAAGCAATGGAAGAGGGCTATAACCCTGAAATTATCTTGGCCGGAAGGCGTATGAACGATGGCATGGGAAATTATGTAGCGCAAGAAGTAATAAAATTGATGATTCAAAAAGATGCCAAAGTTAAAAATGGAAACGTTTTAGTATTAGGAATAACCTTTAAAGAAAACTGTCCTGATATTAGAAACAGCAAAGTAATAGACGTAATATCCGAACTTGAAAAGTATAACCTCAATATTGATGTGTATGATCCTTGGGCGAATATAGCTGAAGTTAAAAAAGAATTTAAAGTAGGGTTGCTAAACGAAGAAAATCAACTAAAAACCAACTATGATGCCGTGGTACTTGCCGTTTCGCATAACCAATTTGCTTCGTTTCCGTTAGAAAAACATACAGCAGAAAATTCAGTAATATTCGATGTAAAATCGTTTTATCCTATTGAAAAAACAGATGGTCGATTGTAG
- a CDS encoding SDR family oxidoreductase: MYNSSYHTRNLSNLSFLITGGAGFIGSNLVEYLLKYGAKKVRVLDNLSNGHIKNISEFKTNPDFEFIEGDIRNLQTCKEVMEGMDYVSHQAALGSVPRSINDPITSNEANVTGFLNMLVALKESKKVQRMVYAASSSTYGDSKKLPKVEDSIGKPLSPYAVTKLVNELYADVFGKTYQTDTIGLRYFNVFGPKQDPNGAYAAVIPLFMKAVLENEPPTIHGDGEQTRDFTYVENAVQANIRAFFASKEANNQVVNVAYGERISLNTLWAALQDISEKTIQPNFGSPRKGDVRDSLANIDKAKELLGYEPLFSVRDGLKVTWEKFK; this comes from the coding sequence ATGTACAATAGTTCTTACCACACTCGAAACCTATCTAATCTTTCGTTTCTTATAACTGGAGGTGCAGGGTTTATAGGTTCTAACCTAGTGGAATATTTGTTAAAATATGGCGCAAAAAAAGTTCGGGTGTTAGATAATCTTTCAAATGGGCATATTAAAAACATTTCTGAATTTAAAACCAATCCGGACTTTGAATTTATAGAAGGTGATATTCGGAATTTGCAAACCTGTAAAGAAGTGATGGAAGGGATGGACTATGTATCCCATCAAGCAGCATTAGGCTCGGTGCCACGCTCTATTAACGACCCTATAACCTCTAATGAAGCCAATGTTACCGGGTTTTTAAATATGTTGGTAGCGTTAAAAGAAAGTAAAAAAGTACAGCGTATGGTCTATGCGGCCTCCAGTTCTACCTATGGTGATAGTAAAAAATTACCTAAAGTGGAGGATAGTATTGGAAAACCATTATCGCCTTATGCAGTAACCAAGTTGGTAAACGAGCTATATGCCGATGTATTTGGTAAAACATACCAGACTGATACTATTGGCTTGCGGTATTTTAATGTTTTTGGTCCCAAGCAGGACCCTAATGGTGCCTATGCAGCAGTTATCCCCTTGTTTATGAAAGCTGTACTAGAAAACGAGCCGCCTACTATTCATGGCGATGGAGAACAGACCCGCGATTTTACTTATGTAGAAAATGCAGTACAAGCTAATATAAGGGCCTTTTTTGCTTCAAAAGAGGCGAACAATCAGGTTGTGAACGTAGCGTATGGTGAACGTATCAGTTTAAATACATTGTGGGCAGCGTTACAGGATATTTCAGAAAAAACCATCCAACCCAACTTTGGCTCACCCAGAAAAGGCGATGTACGGGATTCCCTTGCTAATATTGACAAAGCGAAAGAATTATTAGGCTATGAGCCACTTTTTTCAGTCAGGGATGGATTAAAAGTAACCTGGGAAAAATTTAAATAG
- a CDS encoding ABC transporter permease, protein MNSKADNDWLYEITPHKKLISLNLKELWRYRDLLVLFVKRDIVTVYKQTVLGPLWFFIQPLFTSVIFTLVFNNVAGVSTGAIPSFLFNLAGITAWNYFKACFTGTSNIFRGNASIFGKVYFPRAIMPLSITISNLLKFGIQLMIFIGFYVYFVITGKPVSPNAYILLMPIYIIMMALMGLGLGMTISAVTTKYRDLTVLVGFATSLLMYISAVPFPLSKALEKLPEYSWVFIYNPITQIIEGFRYITLDYGTFTWGGFLYALLFSISIFLIGLIIFNRTEKNFIDTV, encoded by the coding sequence TTGAACTCAAAAGCAGACAACGACTGGTTATATGAAATAACCCCTCACAAAAAGCTAATATCACTTAATTTAAAGGAACTTTGGCGCTATCGCGATTTATTGGTGCTGTTTGTAAAAAGAGATATTGTTACTGTATACAAACAGACTGTTTTAGGTCCGTTATGGTTTTTTATCCAGCCATTATTTACTTCGGTGATATTTACATTGGTGTTTAACAATGTGGCTGGGGTGAGCACTGGGGCCATTCCTTCCTTCTTGTTTAACTTGGCGGGTATTACTGCCTGGAACTACTTTAAGGCGTGCTTTACGGGTACCTCAAACATTTTTAGGGGGAATGCCAGTATTTTTGGAAAAGTATATTTCCCTAGGGCTATTATGCCATTATCCATCACTATTTCCAATTTACTGAAGTTCGGCATACAATTGATGATTTTTATAGGATTCTACGTGTACTTTGTGATTACTGGTAAACCTGTGAGCCCTAATGCTTATATTTTATTGATGCCTATATATATTATCATGATGGCGTTGATGGGATTAGGCTTGGGGATGACCATTTCGGCTGTCACAACCAAATATCGCGATTTAACTGTTTTGGTAGGGTTTGCTACCTCTTTGTTAATGTATATTTCGGCCGTGCCTTTTCCACTGAGCAAAGCGTTGGAAAAATTACCCGAATACAGTTGGGTTTTTATTTATAATCCAATTACCCAAATTATCGAAGGCTTCCGCTACATAACCCTGGACTACGGGACATTTACATGGGGTGGTTTTTTATATGCGTTATTGTTTTCTATTAGCATATTCCTGATAGGGTTGATTATTTTCAACCGGACAGAGAAGAATTTTATTGACACGGTGTAG
- a CDS encoding ABC transporter ATP-binding protein, which produces MTILKAENISKQYRLGLVGTGTLSHDLNRFWHQIRGKGDPYAKVGGVNDRSAKAKEDYVWALRDINFEVGKGDILGIIGKNGAGKSTLLKILSRVTGPTTGCIKTKGRIASLLEVGTGFHPELTGRENIYLNGAILGMTKAEIAAKEDEIIDFSGCAMYVDTPVKRYSSGMRVRLAFAVAAHLEPDILVVDEVLAVGDAEFQKKAIGKMQDISKGEGRTVLFVSHNMDSVQSLCTSGMVLDNGYTTFTGSATESVNFYTKKQLQKISSYKEFENKGNNFAKIHSIGVNKGSEYSSVSDDIIIELEFSILQESSKRIDASAAIINESDLTVSNVGTGLMDESPIEIIKNIPQKLVFHIEKPNLNSGVYGITIRFIENRAGRAKLRIDDIIFFQIKNIITDTIFVNNSSIIMPRFNVTHSK; this is translated from the coding sequence ATGACTATTCTAAAAGCCGAAAATATAAGCAAACAATATCGCCTCGGGCTTGTTGGTACAGGGACGTTGAGCCATGACCTAAACCGTTTTTGGCATCAAATAAGAGGAAAGGGAGATCCTTATGCAAAAGTAGGTGGTGTAAACGACCGGAGTGCAAAGGCAAAGGAGGATTATGTTTGGGCATTGCGCGATATTAATTTTGAAGTAGGAAAAGGTGATATATTGGGCATTATCGGTAAAAATGGGGCAGGAAAATCTACCCTTTTAAAAATTTTATCTCGGGTAACAGGCCCCACCACTGGATGTATTAAAACAAAAGGGCGTATTGCTTCTTTGTTGGAAGTGGGAACTGGTTTTCACCCAGAACTGACTGGCCGAGAAAACATTTATTTAAACGGAGCCATTTTAGGGATGACCAAAGCCGAAATAGCAGCTAAAGAAGACGAAATTATCGATTTCTCTGGTTGTGCTATGTACGTTGATACTCCGGTAAAACGCTATAGTAGTGGGATGCGTGTACGTTTAGCGTTTGCTGTCGCAGCACATTTAGAACCTGATATCTTGGTGGTCGATGAGGTACTTGCAGTTGGTGATGCCGAATTTCAGAAAAAGGCAATAGGTAAAATGCAGGATATCAGTAAAGGAGAGGGACGCACCGTTTTGTTTGTAAGTCACAATATGGATTCAGTACAGAGCTTATGTACTTCCGGGATGGTATTAGACAATGGCTATACCACTTTTACAGGTAGTGCCACAGAAAGTGTAAACTTCTATACTAAAAAGCAGCTTCAAAAAATTTCCAGCTATAAGGAATTTGAAAATAAAGGAAATAATTTTGCGAAAATCCATTCAATAGGAGTAAACAAAGGTTCAGAGTATTCCAGTGTATCAGATGATATAATTATAGAATTAGAGTTTAGTATTTTACAGGAATCTTCAAAGAGAATTGATGCTTCTGCTGCAATTATTAACGAATCTGATTTGACTGTTTCCAATGTGGGTACAGGTTTAATGGATGAATCGCCAATAGAGATTATAAAAAATATACCTCAAAAATTAGTGTTTCATATAGAAAAACCCAATTTAAACAGTGGTGTGTATGGAATTACAATTAGGTTTATTGAAAATAGGGCAGGACGAGCAAAACTACGTATTGATGATATTATTTTCTTTCAAATAAAGAACATAATAACCGATACTATTTTTGTTAATAACAGCAGCATCATAATGCCTCGTTTTAATGTAACACATTCAAAATGA
- a CDS encoding sulfotransferase domain-containing protein, protein MNFGTVKPSFIIIGVQKGGTTSLHKYLLQHPQLIAPKPKELHCFDNYNTFNAQEYLAKFPKKYFSNCISFESTPRYLYHPACAKKLYDFNPHLKFIVVLRHPVERAYSAWNMYKLLSRSPQKTDAAKFFEKANTTEKLYSYFYKNNFPSFHDWVTFEISGAMDSTILEPSIVKRGYYKEQIERYFKLFSKEQFLFIDSNELKNNTLQSLELVAGFLNIKSFNKLKLNLKKSHQIKYEEKMKDETYTLLLKHFQKKNEGLGSLIGLELDWLKSK, encoded by the coding sequence ATGAATTTTGGGACGGTAAAACCATCTTTTATCATTATCGGTGTACAAAAGGGTGGAACAACTTCTTTACACAAATACCTTTTACAACACCCACAGTTAATAGCCCCAAAACCAAAGGAATTACATTGTTTTGATAACTACAATACCTTTAATGCACAGGAATACTTGGCCAAGTTCCCTAAAAAATATTTTTCTAATTGTATTTCATTTGAATCGACTCCACGGTATCTGTACCATCCCGCCTGTGCAAAAAAACTATATGATTTCAACCCGCATCTTAAATTTATAGTTGTTCTACGCCACCCAGTAGAAAGGGCATACAGTGCGTGGAACATGTATAAATTGCTTTCTCGCTCCCCTCAAAAGACAGATGCTGCCAAGTTTTTTGAAAAAGCCAATACAACCGAGAAACTTTATAGCTACTTTTATAAAAACAACTTTCCCTCTTTTCATGATTGGGTTACTTTTGAAATAAGCGGAGCCATGGATTCCACTATTTTGGAGCCATCTATTGTAAAGCGAGGCTACTATAAAGAACAAATTGAACGGTATTTTAAATTGTTCTCCAAAGAGCAGTTTTTGTTCATCGATTCAAATGAGTTAAAAAATAATACCTTGCAATCATTAGAGTTGGTTGCAGGTTTTTTAAATATAAAAAGTTTCAACAAATTAAAGCTGAACCTTAAAAAAAGCCACCAAATTAAATACGAAGAAAAAATGAAAGATGAAACTTATACGTTACTGTTGAAGCATTTTCAGAAAAAAAACGAAGGGTTAGGTTCTTTAATCGGGTTAGAATTAGATTGGTTAAAAAGTAAGTGA